A region of Cucumis melo cultivar AY chromosome 2, USDA_Cmelo_AY_1.0, whole genome shotgun sequence DNA encodes the following proteins:
- the LOC103492446 gene encoding E3 ubiquitin-protein ligase RZF1-like translates to MSSVGEDTHWCYQCNHSFWLDGEDVVCPHCNGGFVEELNDDHDETIQNDFNPGIEEDLSTQVPPIFEAMFALMGRRNPYPRFGLLEAVDTFTRERMAGRNPNFDVRRRSGSVPGQNLDFFNSFWSFHDHMSGSTFGNVTPEGRSSQHTGLEELAAQLSLNEQREPVPTPASHSCIEAMPTIKINQMHLGSDSHCPVCKEKFELESEAKALPCNHIYHTDCILPWLVQHNTCPVCRLELPQQESGHSWGGNGGSNSEDLNEREMTQRNLRRRHPFPDFFAPRRIVTRFGSGIHINGLSSDRDHDNEMGYPE, encoded by the coding sequence ATGTCGTCTGTTGGTGAAGACACCCATTGGTGCTATCAATGCAACCATTCATTCTGGCTTGATGGAGAAGATGTAGTTTGCCCTCACTGTAATGGTGGTTTTGTCGAAGAACTTAACGACGATCatgatgaaacaattcaaaATGACTTTAATCCAGGCATAGAAGAAGATCTTTCAACTCAGGTGCCTCCAATTTTCGAAGCTATGTTTGCATTAATGGGTCGAAGAAATCCTTATCCGAGATTTGGTCTTCTCGAAGCTGTTGATACTTTCACCAGAGAGAGAATGGCGGGAAGAAATCCTAACTTTGACGTCAGGAGAAGATCCGGTTCTGTTCCAGGGCAGAATTTggattttttcaattctttttggTCATTCCATGATCACATGTCGGGTTCGACCTTTGGTAATGTCACTCCAGAAGGTAGATCGAGTCAGCATACAGGACTGGAAGAACTAGCTGCACAACTTTCATTAAACGAACAAAGAGAACCAGTTCCAACTCCTGCTTCTCACTCTTGTATAGAAGCAATGCCGACAATCAAGATTAACCAAATGCACCTCGGCTCGGACTCTCATTGTCCAGTTTGTAAAGAAAAATTTGAGCTCGAATCTGAAGCCAAAGCTTTGCCATGCAATCATATTTATCACACTGATTGCATTCTTCCTTGGCTGGTCCAACATAATACTTGCCCGGTTTGTAGACTCGAGCTGCCTCAGCAGGAAAGTGGACACAGTTGGGGAGGGAATGGTGGCAGCAACAGTGAAGACCTAAATGAGAGAGAGATGACTCAACGAAACCTGAGAAGGAGGCATCCATTCCCAGATTTTTTTGCTCCTCGTCGAATTGTCACTCGTTTTGGCAGTGGGATTCATATAAACGGCTTATCTTCAGATCGAGATCATGATAACGAGATGGGTTACCCTGAATGA
- the LOC103492447 gene encoding uncharacterized protein LOC103492447 isoform X2 — translation MSPASKSKSKDKKATKEVQKPTLPIPKPMGAATAGSSNVPASAYNPLSGTFHALESTVSVSSPFHSNGRFKNIDDTDAQSGVLLSSVAEYDTISNNGSWSGESEDHKDRKSNPTVRQETIPGADIDKREKIRQKNEKKHQRQKERRAQELHERCSGYLMSRKLEALAQQLVAMGFSQDRATVALMLNEGKIEESVSWLFEGGEETNDSADPNLGGQNLKLDISEELARIADLEAQYKCTKQEVERAVVASEGDLEKAAESLRELKLEPPAAPPKPEETGDPPTTLSSKFPGNNTNQASLRTQANPNPPSIQQRKEEKDFNYTKGAITAGMSIESLGKNIPQPLRRNPPKMEWGNYEQITTAEKRWPSTGTSPISFSLASAQTQLSSPPIKNEARYLTIGAEFNSLQSGSVREPNSVVQSRNLSLHAKPSSVGTISSSPPTSWYSSNGLGTMPSSTGFLPQIRGSRSFKPSEMTLNQMYPQVQYQQQQQHFVSGNSRGDFLEATHTNASWSRTGGSSSIAPASSLGLFSGASSTQSGSSSPVDWNTGVKFVYAEEPPPLRIKYFPFGGCSAIRSINAF, via the exons ATGTCTCCAGCATCAAAATCTAAATCAAAAGACAAGAAAGCCACCAAAGAAGTACAGAAGCCTACACTGCCTATACCGAAGCCAATGGGGGCTGCTACTGCTGGTAGTAGCAATGTTCCAGCTAGTGCCTATAATCCTCTTTCAGGAACGTTCCATGCACTTGAATCAACAGTATCTGTTTCTTCACCCTTTCATTCAAATGGTCGATTCAAGAACATAGATGACACAGATGCTCAATCGGGGGTTCTACTTTCTTCAGTGGCAGAGTATGATACCATTTCTAACAATGGTAGCTGGTCTGGTGAGTCAGAAGACCATAAAGATAGAAAGTCTAACCCCACTGTCCGGCAAGAAACAATCCCAGGGGCAGACATTGACAAACGAGAAAAAATCCGCCAAAAGAATGAGAAGAAGCATCAGCGTCAGAAAGAGAGACGTGCTCAGGAATTGCACGAACGGTGTAGTGGCTATCTTATGTCCAGAAAGCTTGAAGCTCTTGCTCAGCAATTAGTAGCAATGGGCTTTTCACAAGATCGGGCGACTGTAGCTCTCATGCTAAATGAAGGAAAAATAGAGGAGTCAGTTTCTTGGCTTTTCGAAGGTGGTGAAGAAACAAATGATTCAGCTGATCCCAATCTTGGCGGGCAAAATTTAAAACTAGACATATCAGAAGAACTTGCTCGTATAGCAGATTTGGAAGCACAGTACAAATGTACAAAACAAGAAGTCGAGAGAGCTGTTGTTGCTTCTGAAGGTGATCTTGAGAAGGCAGCTGAATCCTTAAGAGAATTGAAGCTCGAACCACCTGCTGCACCTCCGAAGCCCGAAGAAACTGGTGATCCTCCTACGACTTTAAGCAGTAAGTTTCCTGGTAATAATACTAATCAAGCTTCATTAAGGACACAAGCTAACCCGAATCCACCTTCAATAcaacaaagaaaagaagaaaaagatttcAATTACACAAAAGGAGCAATCACAGCCGGTATGTCTATAGAGTCTCTTGGCAAGAATATACCGCAGCCTCTTAGGAGAAATCCGCCAAAGATGGAATGGGGAAATTATGAACAAATCACAACAGCTGAGAAAAGATGGCCAAGTACAGGAACAAGCcccatttctttctctttagcATCAGCACAGACACAATTATCATCTCCGCCGATCAAGAACGAAGCTCGTTATTTAACAATCGGAGCTGAGTTTAACAGTCTTCAATCTGGTTCAGTGAGAGAACCAAATTCAGTAGTACAGAGTCGGAACCTATCATTGCATGCTAAACCATCTTCCGTTGGTACTATAAGTTCATCGCCTCCCACCAGTTGGTATTCTAGTAATGGCCTTGGAACCATGCCATCGTCTACCGGGTTCTTGCCGCAGATTCGTGGCTCGAGAAGTTTCAAGCCTAGTGAGATGACATTGAATCAGATGTATCCTCAAGTTCAATATCAGCAGCAGCAACAACATTTTGTCTCTGGTAACAGCCGTGGGGACTTCCTCGAAGCCACCCACACCAATGCTTCATGGAGCAGAACAGGTGGATCGTCATCCATAGCGCCAGCCTCCTCCCTCGGACTATTTTCAGGGGCAAGTTCAACCCAATCAGGGTCATCATCACCCGTAGATTGGAACACGG GGGTTAAATTCGTATATGCAGAAGAACCCCCACCTTTACGAATCAAATACTTCCCGTTTGGTGGATGCTCAGCCATTCGTTCCATCAATGCCTTCTAA
- the LOC103492447 gene encoding uncharacterized protein LOC103492447 isoform X1, with protein MSPASKSKSKDKKATKEVQKPTLPIPKPMGAATAGSSNVPASAYNPLSGTFHALESTVSVSSPFHSNGRFKNIDDTDAQSGVLLSSVAEYDTISNNGSWSGESEDHKDRKSNPTVRQETIPGADIDKREKIRQKNEKKHQRQKERRAQELHERCSGYLMSRKLEALAQQLVAMGFSQDRATVALMLNEGKIEESVSWLFEGGEETNDSADPNLGGQNLKLDISEELARIADLEAQYKCTKQEVERAVVASEGDLEKAAESLRELKLEPPAAPPKPEETGDPPTTLSSKFPGNNTNQASLRTQANPNPPSIQQRKEEKDFNYTKGAITAGMSIESLGKNIPQPLRRNPPKMEWGNYEQITTAEKRWPSTGTSPISFSLASAQTQLSSPPIKNEARYLTIGAEFNSLQSGSVREPNSVVQSRNLSLHAKPSSVGTISSSPPTSWYSSNGLGTMPSSTGFLPQIRGSRSFKPSEMTLNQMYPQVQYQQQQQHFVSGNSRGDFLEATHTNASWSRTGGSSSIAPASSLGLFSGASSTQSGSSSPVDWNTGSSMPHLNYSDIDWSVDKGLTSVRPGGLLQGLNSYMQKNPHLYESNTSRLVDAQPFVPSMPSNFNRVPMGGLQNGGVVGTETSANGSREWTSPFEGKDIFSYPRQFVFSPP; from the coding sequence ATGTCTCCAGCATCAAAATCTAAATCAAAAGACAAGAAAGCCACCAAAGAAGTACAGAAGCCTACACTGCCTATACCGAAGCCAATGGGGGCTGCTACTGCTGGTAGTAGCAATGTTCCAGCTAGTGCCTATAATCCTCTTTCAGGAACGTTCCATGCACTTGAATCAACAGTATCTGTTTCTTCACCCTTTCATTCAAATGGTCGATTCAAGAACATAGATGACACAGATGCTCAATCGGGGGTTCTACTTTCTTCAGTGGCAGAGTATGATACCATTTCTAACAATGGTAGCTGGTCTGGTGAGTCAGAAGACCATAAAGATAGAAAGTCTAACCCCACTGTCCGGCAAGAAACAATCCCAGGGGCAGACATTGACAAACGAGAAAAAATCCGCCAAAAGAATGAGAAGAAGCATCAGCGTCAGAAAGAGAGACGTGCTCAGGAATTGCACGAACGGTGTAGTGGCTATCTTATGTCCAGAAAGCTTGAAGCTCTTGCTCAGCAATTAGTAGCAATGGGCTTTTCACAAGATCGGGCGACTGTAGCTCTCATGCTAAATGAAGGAAAAATAGAGGAGTCAGTTTCTTGGCTTTTCGAAGGTGGTGAAGAAACAAATGATTCAGCTGATCCCAATCTTGGCGGGCAAAATTTAAAACTAGACATATCAGAAGAACTTGCTCGTATAGCAGATTTGGAAGCACAGTACAAATGTACAAAACAAGAAGTCGAGAGAGCTGTTGTTGCTTCTGAAGGTGATCTTGAGAAGGCAGCTGAATCCTTAAGAGAATTGAAGCTCGAACCACCTGCTGCACCTCCGAAGCCCGAAGAAACTGGTGATCCTCCTACGACTTTAAGCAGTAAGTTTCCTGGTAATAATACTAATCAAGCTTCATTAAGGACACAAGCTAACCCGAATCCACCTTCAATAcaacaaagaaaagaagaaaaagatttcAATTACACAAAAGGAGCAATCACAGCCGGTATGTCTATAGAGTCTCTTGGCAAGAATATACCGCAGCCTCTTAGGAGAAATCCGCCAAAGATGGAATGGGGAAATTATGAACAAATCACAACAGCTGAGAAAAGATGGCCAAGTACAGGAACAAGCcccatttctttctctttagcATCAGCACAGACACAATTATCATCTCCGCCGATCAAGAACGAAGCTCGTTATTTAACAATCGGAGCTGAGTTTAACAGTCTTCAATCTGGTTCAGTGAGAGAACCAAATTCAGTAGTACAGAGTCGGAACCTATCATTGCATGCTAAACCATCTTCCGTTGGTACTATAAGTTCATCGCCTCCCACCAGTTGGTATTCTAGTAATGGCCTTGGAACCATGCCATCGTCTACCGGGTTCTTGCCGCAGATTCGTGGCTCGAGAAGTTTCAAGCCTAGTGAGATGACATTGAATCAGATGTATCCTCAAGTTCAATATCAGCAGCAGCAACAACATTTTGTCTCTGGTAACAGCCGTGGGGACTTCCTCGAAGCCACCCACACCAATGCTTCATGGAGCAGAACAGGTGGATCGTCATCCATAGCGCCAGCCTCCTCCCTCGGACTATTTTCAGGGGCAAGTTCAACCCAATCAGGGTCATCATCACCCGTAGATTGGAACACGGGTAGTTCGATGCCACATTTAAACTACTCTGACATAGACTGGTCTGTGGATAAAGGTCTAACTTCAGTTCGACCTGGTGGGTTATTGCAGGGGTTAAATTCGTATATGCAGAAGAACCCCCACCTTTACGAATCAAATACTTCCCGTTTGGTGGATGCTCAGCCATTCGTTCCATCAATGCCTTCTAATTTCAATAGAGTTCCAATGGGTGGTTTGCAAAATGGAGGCGTCGTGGGTACCGAAACATCAGCTAATGGTTCTAGAGAATGGACTTCTCCCTTTGAAGGGAAGGATATTTTCAGTTATCCTAGACAGTTTGTTTTCTCTCCTCCATAA
- the LOC103492448 gene encoding 4-diphosphocytidyl-2-C-methyl-D-erythritol kinase, chloroplastic, which produces MASCSIPCSSQLQFHSISFRKNFAFNSHGSHGSLAFASRLKQQKAITCNSTASKQQFEIVYDPDERINKLADEVDRDAPLSRLTLFSPCKINVFLRITKKREDGYHDLASLFHVISLGDTIKFSLSPSKKDRLSTNVSGVPLDDRNLIIKALNLYRKKTGSDKFFWIHLDKKVPTGAGLGGGSSNAATALWAANQFSGCLATEKDLQEWSGEIGSDIPFFFSDGAAFCTGRGEIVQNLPPPVPLDVPMVLIKPQEACSTAEVYKRLRLDQTSKVDPLSLLDKITKNGISQDVCINDLEPPAFEVLPSLKRLKQRIISASRGEFDAVFMSGSGSTIVGIGSPDPPGFIYDDEEFRDVFLAEANFLTREPNKWYQEPASSSACSPPSEHPESSSAR; this is translated from the exons ATGGCTTCCTGCAGTATCCCTTGCAGTTCGCAGCTCCAATTTCACTCcatttctttcagaaagaattTCGCCTTCAATTCACATGGCTCTCATGGGTCACTAGCTTTTGCCTCGAGGTTGAAGCAACAAAAGGCCATTACATGTAATTCCACCGCTTCCAAACAACAATTTGAg ATAGTTTATGATCCTGATGAAAGGATAAACAAGTTAGCTGATGAAGTGGACCGGGATGCTCCTCTTTCGAGGCTTACTCTGTTCTCACCTTGCAAG ATTAATGTTTTCTTGAGAATAACTAAGAAGAGGGAAGATGGATATCATGATTTGGCATCTCTCTTTCAT GTGATAAGCTTAGGGGATACTATTAAATTCTCTTTGTCGCCATCGAAGAAGGATCGTCTTTCTACCAATGTGTCTGGGGTGCCCCTTGATGATCGAAATTTG ATTATCAAGGCTCTTAACCTCTACAGGAAAAAGACCGGCAGTGACAAATTTTTCTGG ATCCATCTCGACAAAAAGGTACCAACTGGAGCAGGGCTTGGTGGAGGAAGCAGTAACGCTGCAACTGCTCTGTGGGCAGCCAATCAGTTCAGTGGATGTCTTGCTACTGAAAAGGACCTTCAAGAATGGTCGGGCGAGATAGGATCTGACATTCCCTTCTTTTTCTCAGATGGTGCGGCCTTCTGCACCGGGAGAGGTGAG ATTGTACAGAATCTTCCACCTCCAGTACCCTTGGATGTTCCAATGGTTCTCATAAAACCCCAGGAAGCATGCTCTACAGCTGAAGTTTATAAG CGCTTACGATTGGATCAAACAAGCAAGGTTGATCCTTTATCATTGTTGGATAAAATCACAAAGAATGGAATATCCCAAGACGTGTGTATCAACGATTTGG AACCTCCTGCTTTTGAGGTCCTCCCATCTCTTAAAAGATTGAAGCAGCGGATAATTTCTGCCAGCCGTGGAGAATTCGATGCCGTATTTATGTCTGGGAG TGGTAGCACAATAGTAGGGATTGGGTCCCCAGATCCTCCGGGCTTCATATACGATGACGAAGAATTCCGGGACGTATTTTTGGCAG AGGCAAACTTTCTCACCCGTGAGCCAAATAAATGGTATCAAGAACCCGCTTCGTCATCCGCTTGTAGTCCGCCTTCTGAGCATCCTGAATCATCATCAGCTAGGTAG